The genomic DNA TGTCAGGCAGCCCGCCAAGCGGCAGAGCAACTTACCGGCAAGGATATTCGCGTGGTTGACTCGCGCTCCATCAGCGTTGGCGCCGGCCTACAAGTACGGGCAGCCGCAGCGGCCATTGGCGAAGGTCGCTCTGTCGAAGAAGTTCTCGCCGCCATCGAAGTCTGTCGCCAAAACCATGAGTTGCTTTTTACCCTGAACACCCTCGAGTATCTCGCTAGAGGGGGCAGAATCGGCAAGGCGAAGAGTTTGCTCGGCTCTCTCCTTAATATCAAGCCCATTATCCGCGTGGAGGACGGCGCCTATGTTGATGCCGGCAAAGCCAGAAGTCAAAAGCAGGCTCTCACGCAGATAGTAGGCCTCTTCCAAGAGTTATCGCAGGGTCGCCGCGTTAAGCGTGTGAGTGTGGGTGTCGGGGCCGCCGATGAGGCTGGGCAGGTACTTGTAGGCGAGCTGACCAAGGCCTTCGGCGTCGAGCCCGCTCTATCGCATTTGGGGCCTGTCGTTGGCGTGCATACCGGGCCTGGAACTGTGGGAGCGGCTGTGGAGTACTACCCTCGATAGTCTCGCTACGCGCGGCGCAGTTCGTCACATAGCTCGCGCATGAGCTCGTCTACAGAGACGATACTGTGAATGCGATGCACTTCGGAGCCACAGAAGGCGAAACCATCCCCTAGTTGCCCGCGAGCGGCGTTAATCAAGGCTTCGGCAATACAGTAGGGCGCTCTTAAAGGGTTGCAAGGCTTAAGACAGTGCACCACGCAACTGTCTGGTTGACGCAGGCCCTTTTCTACTTCCTTGAGAAATTTATTGGCGAGTGCTCGCCCCGGCATACCCACGGGGCTGTCAATAATGACTACGTCGTCCGGGGTTGCTTGCAGGTACGCTTCTTTGAATTCGCTGGCGGCATCACACTCTAGAGTGGCGACAAAGCGTGTCGCTAACTGCACCCCGGCCGCCCCTGCCCTGAGTAATCTCGCGATATCGCCCCCGCTAAAAACCCCGCCGCCCGCAATAAGGGGCAGCGAAGCCGCCTTTTCACCAAGCAAGTCGCGCATTGCCGTGTGTACCTCGCTCAGAATCGTATCGAGAGAGAATTGGCCCGTGCTGTCGGCAAGCTGGCTGCGCGAAAAACCTAA from Bacillota bacterium includes the following:
- a CDS encoding DegV family protein; this encodes MGRICLVTDSTADLTPVQAQNLKVTIQPLYVVWGDKMYRDGIDITPDAFYTQLKASSTSPTTSQPSPGEFMELYSGLFSAGYDTIVSLHISAGLSGTCQAARQAAEQLTGKDIRVVDSRSISVGAGLQVRAAAAAIGEGRSVEEVLAAIEVCRQNHELLFTLNTLEYLARGGRIGKAKSLLGSLLNIKPIIRVEDGAYVDAGKARSQKQALTQIVGLFQELSQGRRVKRVSVGVGAADEAGQVLVGELTKAFGVEPALSHLGPVVGVHTGPGTVGAAVEYYPR
- a CDS encoding nitronate monooxygenase; translation: MQIPQLVIGEKIAQVPIVQGAMGVGISLSGLAGAVARAGGVGVIAGVEIGFQWPTYATDKVTANSEALLWHLHRAREIAPQGVIGVNIMVAANDYALLVETAVRGGADIIFSGAGLPLLLPALTRGSSTAIVPIVSSAKAAALITKHYLNKYNRLPDAIVVEGPLAGGHLGFSRSQLADSTGQFSLDTILSEVHTAMRDLLGEKAASLPLIAGGGVFSGGDIARLLRAGAAGVQLATRFVATLECDAASEFKEAYLQATPDDVVIIDSPVGMPGRALANKFLKEVEKGLRQPDSCVVHCLKPCNPLRAPYCIAEALINAARGQLGDGFAFCGSEVHRIHSIVSVDELMRELCDELRRA